Proteins encoded together in one Planctomyces sp. SH-PL14 window:
- a CDS encoding DUF1559 domain-containing protein, translating into MTTTHPYRRGFTLIELLVVIAIIAVLVAILLPAVQQAREAARKSQCLNNMKQLALAAHNYQSTFTFFPPATCVAGTSVSQPWSGQAFLLPYIDGGNLYSKIDFSKGYGQSPNLDANIKTLRVPVLICPSDVNDRTRLTTTAPIVPEHYPLCYALNMGTYLIYDPVTNRDGGAGFGPNASLNPGSYTDGMSNVLCMAEVKAFTPRFHDAPPLGSTTIPTSPADIATLFGGGAFSNANGHTEWVCGRAIHNGVTTTFTPNTVVPYTTGGVKYDISACTHREGAHATNPTYAAITSRSYHTGIVNVSLMDGSARSVGENIALETWRALGTRAAADKTGEF; encoded by the coding sequence ATGACCACCACTCATCCCTACCGCCGCGGTTTCACCCTCATCGAACTGCTCGTCGTCATCGCCATCATCGCGGTGCTCGTCGCCATTCTCCTGCCGGCGGTCCAGCAGGCTCGGGAAGCGGCCCGGAAATCCCAGTGCCTCAACAACATGAAGCAGCTCGCCCTGGCAGCCCACAACTACCAGAGCACCTTCACGTTCTTCCCCCCCGCCACCTGCGTCGCCGGAACGTCCGTCAGCCAGCCCTGGTCCGGACAGGCCTTCCTGCTCCCCTACATCGACGGCGGAAATCTCTACTCCAAGATCGACTTCTCAAAAGGCTACGGGCAATCGCCGAATCTGGACGCCAACATCAAGACGCTCCGCGTCCCGGTCCTGATCTGCCCCAGCGACGTTAACGACCGCACCCGCCTGACGACGACCGCCCCGATCGTTCCCGAGCACTACCCGCTCTGCTATGCCCTCAACATGGGAACCTACCTGATCTACGACCCGGTCACGAACCGCGACGGCGGCGCCGGCTTCGGCCCCAACGCCAGCCTGAACCCGGGAAGCTACACGGACGGAATGAGCAACGTCCTCTGCATGGCGGAGGTCAAGGCCTTCACCCCCCGCTTCCACGACGCTCCGCCGCTCGGCTCCACGACGATCCCGACCTCCCCCGCCGACATCGCCACGCTCTTCGGCGGCGGAGCGTTCTCGAACGCCAACGGCCACACGGAATGGGTCTGCGGACGGGCCATTCACAACGGCGTCACGACGACCTTCACGCCGAACACCGTCGTCCCCTACACGACCGGCGGCGTGAAGTACGACATATCGGCCTGCACGCACCGGGAAGGGGCCCACGCCACGAACCCGACCTACGCCGCCATCACCTCCCGCAGCTACCACACGGGGATCGTCAACGTCAGCCTCATGGACGGCTCGGCTCGCTCCGTCGGCGAGAACATCGCCCTGGAGACCTGGCGGGCCCTCGGCACGCGGGCCGCGGCAGATAAGACCGGCGAGTTCTGA
- the glgC gene encoding glucose-1-phosphate adenylyltransferase, producing the protein MRDVLTLVLAGGKGTRLEPLTIERSKPAVPFGGVYRIIDFTLSNAVNSGLRRILVLTQYKAASLDRHLQRTWKFLCREFGEFIDVLPPEQRLGEQWYQGTADAVYQNIFNLERVPAEHILILSGDHIYKMDYSEMIAAHVESGADATIGCLPVSLPEGRSFGIMGIDDQHWVRRFAEKPAEPFPIPGDPDRCLASMGIYVFNARYLFDRLCSDGARRDSSHDFGKDIIPSIIQNDKVLAFPFHDKNTGRTQYWRDVGTLDAYFAANMDLVAVHPELNLYDQNWPVRAYAPPLPPPKFVFADQTSVPPRCGHAIDSMVSPGCIISGGRVNHSVLGFNVRVNSYADVDESILFEGVSVGRSSRLRRVIIDKGVQIPERTEIGFDRDADLARGYTVTDWGVTVVPQSHAGVSNSVAFGDPDT; encoded by the coding sequence ATGCGCGACGTGCTGACGCTGGTTCTCGCCGGCGGAAAAGGGACACGCCTGGAACCACTCACCATCGAGCGTTCCAAACCCGCCGTCCCCTTCGGCGGGGTCTACCGGATCATCGACTTCACCCTCTCCAACGCCGTCAACAGCGGCCTGCGGCGGATCCTCGTCCTCACGCAGTACAAGGCGGCCAGCCTCGACCGCCATCTGCAGCGGACCTGGAAATTCCTCTGCCGCGAGTTCGGCGAGTTCATCGACGTCCTCCCCCCGGAACAGCGGCTCGGCGAGCAGTGGTATCAGGGAACCGCCGACGCCGTCTACCAGAACATCTTCAACCTGGAACGGGTGCCGGCCGAACACATCCTGATCCTCTCGGGCGATCACATCTACAAGATGGATTACAGCGAGATGATCGCGGCCCACGTCGAGTCCGGAGCCGATGCCACCATCGGCTGCCTCCCGGTCTCGCTCCCCGAAGGCCGCAGCTTCGGGATCATGGGGATCGACGACCAGCACTGGGTCCGCCGCTTCGCCGAAAAACCCGCCGAGCCCTTCCCGATCCCCGGCGACCCGGACCGCTGCCTGGCGTCGATGGGAATCTACGTCTTCAACGCTCGGTACCTCTTCGACCGGCTCTGCTCCGACGGGGCCCGCCGGGACAGCTCGCACGACTTCGGCAAGGACATCATCCCGTCGATCATCCAGAACGACAAAGTCCTCGCCTTCCCCTTCCACGACAAGAACACCGGCCGCACGCAGTACTGGCGGGACGTCGGGACGCTGGACGCCTACTTCGCGGCAAACATGGACCTCGTGGCGGTCCACCCGGAGCTGAACCTGTACGACCAGAACTGGCCCGTCCGCGCCTACGCGCCGCCGCTCCCGCCCCCCAAGTTCGTCTTCGCCGACCAGACCAGCGTCCCTCCCCGCTGCGGACACGCCATCGACAGCATGGTGTCCCCGGGCTGCATCATCTCCGGCGGACGGGTGAATCACTCCGTCCTCGGCTTCAACGTCCGGGTCAACAGCTACGCCGACGTCGACGAGTCGATCCTGTTCGAAGGGGTGTCGGTCGGCCGGTCGAGCCGGCTGCGGCGGGTCATCATCGACAAGGGGGTCCAGATCCCCGAACGGACGGAGATCGGCTTCGACCGCGACGCGGACCTCGCCCGCGGCTACACCGTGACCGACTGGGGAGTGACGGTCGTTCCGCAGTCCCACGCCGGAGTCTCGAACTCGGTCGCGTTCGGTGATCCCGACACGTAG
- a CDS encoding Rieske (2Fe-2S) protein: MASVSEVPVGEGREFTVGDRIVAVFNLDGAFHAVDGICLHAGGPVAQGKVTGCVVTCPWHGWQYDVTTGKHCLTPRLALDRFPVRVVDDAVEVEV, encoded by the coding sequence GTGGCGAGCGTCTCCGAGGTTCCCGTCGGCGAAGGGCGGGAGTTCACCGTGGGGGACCGGATCGTGGCGGTGTTCAATCTCGACGGGGCGTTCCACGCCGTTGACGGGATCTGTCTGCACGCCGGAGGCCCGGTGGCCCAGGGGAAGGTGACGGGCTGCGTGGTGACGTGCCCCTGGCACGGCTGGCAATACGACGTCACGACGGGGAAGCATTGCCTCACGCCGCGGCTGGCCCTCGACAGGTTTCCGGTCCGGGTGGTCGACGACGCGGTCGAGGTGGAGGTTTAG
- a CDS encoding UTP--glucose-1-phosphate uridylyltransferase, with translation MAAFPPADLKALVEGAGQAHLLARWEELDASQQASLERQLRSIDFPLVSRLTAEGRAKASDAAEVASKAGRAAPPAQVIRQPQTDADRAEWNAARQTGEELLQGGRVGAILVAGGQGSRLGFDKPKGMFPIGPVSDRTLFHIFCEQLLALGRKYGKPIPYFVMTSDATHADTVAFFEEHKFFGLDPKDVYFFQQGALPAVDDATGRVLLASRDQVSLSPDGHGGILKALKRSGLIDVMEHRGLEVLYYHQVDNPTAPMCDPAFLGFHKRLGSQMTTKVVAKESAEEKMGVLVSLDGRTQIIEYSDLPLERAQAVDAAGGLLLWAGNTAVHAFDRAFLARITSVENALPFHIAHKPVPYVDASGSRVEPRPDQKNAYKFEQFIFDVLPLTDVALVVEGDRKREFNPVKNATGKDSPETSRAALCRNAADLLREAGVAVRDGVKVEISPLFAMDPQEARTRRPGSAAIEQDTILGPA, from the coding sequence ATGGCTGCTTTTCCTCCCGCTGATTTGAAGGCCCTGGTCGAGGGGGCAGGTCAGGCGCATCTGCTCGCCCGGTGGGAGGAACTCGACGCGTCTCAGCAGGCGTCGCTCGAGCGACAGCTCCGCAGCATCGACTTCCCGCTCGTCTCCCGACTGACCGCCGAGGGGCGGGCGAAGGCGTCGGACGCGGCCGAGGTTGCATCAAAGGCCGGGAGAGCGGCGCCGCCCGCCCAAGTCATCCGGCAGCCGCAGACCGACGCCGACCGCGCCGAGTGGAACGCGGCCCGCCAGACCGGCGAGGAACTGCTGCAGGGGGGCCGGGTCGGAGCGATTCTCGTCGCCGGCGGCCAGGGAAGCCGACTCGGCTTCGACAAGCCGAAGGGGATGTTCCCGATCGGCCCGGTGTCGGACCGGACACTGTTCCACATCTTCTGCGAGCAGCTCCTGGCTCTCGGCCGGAAGTACGGAAAGCCGATTCCCTACTTCGTGATGACGAGCGACGCGACCCACGCCGACACAGTCGCCTTCTTTGAAGAGCACAAATTCTTCGGGCTCGACCCGAAGGACGTCTACTTCTTCCAGCAGGGAGCGCTCCCCGCTGTCGACGACGCCACGGGGCGGGTCCTGCTCGCTTCCAGGGACCAGGTCAGCCTGAGTCCGGACGGCCACGGCGGGATCCTCAAGGCCCTGAAGCGTTCCGGCCTGATCGATGTCATGGAACATCGCGGGCTCGAGGTCCTCTACTACCATCAGGTCGACAATCCGACCGCCCCGATGTGCGACCCGGCATTCCTGGGATTCCACAAACGGCTGGGCTCGCAGATGACCACGAAGGTGGTGGCCAAGGAGTCGGCCGAGGAGAAGATGGGGGTCCTGGTCAGCCTGGACGGACGGACCCAGATCATCGAGTACAGCGATCTTCCGCTGGAGCGGGCGCAGGCGGTCGATGCCGCCGGGGGACTGCTCCTGTGGGCCGGCAATACGGCGGTTCACGCCTTCGATCGCGCGTTCCTGGCCCGGATCACGAGTGTTGAGAACGCCCTGCCGTTCCACATCGCGCACAAGCCGGTTCCGTATGTCGACGCCTCTGGCAGTCGCGTTGAACCGCGTCCGGACCAGAAGAATGCCTACAAGTTCGAACAGTTCATCTTTGACGTCCTGCCGCTGACCGACGTGGCCCTTGTCGTCGAAGGGGACCGGAAGCGGGAGTTCAATCCCGTGAAGAACGCCACCGGCAAGGACTCGCCCGAGACCTCGCGCGCTGCTCTCTGCCGCAACGCGGCCGACCTGCTGCGGGAAGCGGGTGTGGCGGTCCGTGACGGCGTGAAGGTCGAGATCAGTCCGCTGTTTGCGATGGATCCGCAGGAGGCCCGGACGCGGCGTCCGGGCTCCGCGGCGATCGAGCAGGACACCATCCTCGGCCCGGCCTGA
- a CDS encoding aminopeptidase P family protein yields MKSVPIPAELFVNNRRRLAARLGMNAVAAVHSNDIMPTNADGTMGFHQNADLFYLTGVNQEETVLLLAPGAFDEKLREVLFIRESSELLRIWEGHKLSRDEAKAVSGIANVKFLSEFPSVFRQLALESDELFLNANEYAKGVGPVETRDRRFIRECQANFPLHTYRRLAPLLYDLRLVKSSDEVDLIRKACGITRKGFLRTLEFVRPGVNEAEVEAEFAHEFIRNKGVFAYPPIICSGENNCVLHYNENDQECRSGELLLMDVGAGYGQYMSDMTRTIPVDGRFTPRQRSVYDAVLRVFRQVASAMVPGVLLRDLRTLTEKLVEQELLSLGILKSEEVEKQDPDKLLFKKYFMHGVAHSLGLDVHDVGAASRPVQPGWVLTCEPAIYVAEEKFGIRLENDILVTEDGPVDLMADIPIEGDEIESLMRR; encoded by the coding sequence ATGAAGTCCGTCCCCATTCCCGCGGAGCTCTTTGTCAACAACCGCCGCCGGCTGGCGGCTCGCCTCGGCATGAACGCCGTGGCCGCCGTCCATTCGAACGACATCATGCCGACCAACGCGGACGGCACGATGGGGTTCCACCAGAATGCCGACCTGTTCTACCTGACCGGGGTCAACCAGGAGGAGACGGTCCTGCTCCTCGCCCCGGGGGCCTTCGACGAGAAGCTCCGCGAAGTCCTGTTCATCCGCGAGTCGAGCGAGCTTCTGAGGATCTGGGAGGGACACAAGCTCTCCCGGGACGAGGCGAAGGCGGTCTCCGGCATTGCGAACGTGAAGTTCCTGTCGGAGTTTCCCTCCGTCTTCCGGCAGCTCGCTCTCGAGAGCGACGAACTGTTCCTGAACGCGAATGAATACGCCAAGGGGGTCGGTCCGGTCGAAACCCGCGACCGGCGGTTCATCCGTGAGTGCCAGGCGAACTTTCCGCTCCATACCTACCGCCGGCTGGCTCCCCTGCTCTACGACCTGCGGCTGGTGAAGTCGTCGGACGAGGTCGACCTGATCCGCAAGGCGTGCGGGATCACCCGCAAGGGATTCCTCCGGACACTCGAGTTCGTCCGTCCGGGGGTGAACGAGGCCGAGGTCGAGGCCGAGTTTGCCCATGAGTTCATCCGCAACAAGGGGGTCTTCGCCTATCCGCCGATCATCTGCTCCGGCGAGAACAACTGCGTCCTGCACTACAACGAGAACGACCAGGAGTGCCGCAGCGGCGAACTGCTGCTGATGGACGTGGGGGCAGGCTACGGGCAGTACATGTCCGACATGACCCGCACAATTCCCGTCGACGGCCGTTTCACGCCGCGGCAGCGGAGCGTTTACGACGCCGTGCTGCGGGTGTTCCGGCAGGTCGCGTCGGCGATGGTGCCGGGGGTGCTGCTCAGGGACCTGCGGACCCTCACGGAGAAGCTCGTCGAGCAGGAGCTCCTGTCGCTCGGAATCCTCAAGTCCGAGGAAGTCGAGAAGCAGGATCCGGACAAGCTGCTCTTCAAGAAGTACTTCATGCACGGGGTCGCCCACTCGCTGGGGCTGGACGTTCACGACGTCGGCGCGGCGAGCCGGCCGGTGCAGCCGGGCTGGGTTCTGACCTGCGAGCCGGCGATTTACGTGGCCGAGGAGAAGTTCGGGATCCGGCTGGAGAACGACATCCTGGTCACGGAAGATGGTCCGGTCGACCTGATGGCGGACATTCCCATTGAGGGAGACGAAATCGAGAGCCTGATGCGTCGCTGA
- a CDS encoding MBL fold metallo-hydrolase has protein sequence MKITFLGAAGEVTGSQHLIETRNLRLLLDCGFFQGPRSESRSKNERFHCRPRDLDGVILSHAHIDHCGNLPGLYRDGYRGEVFCTEATADISEQMLLDSAKIQEEDARYLSRRLNPGHPPVEPLYTEEDVRGILRRFHPVSFHQWHELAKDCRVRFVPAGHILGSAITELEILDGSDWKKVVFTGDVGRRGMPLLVDPEPVDGGNVLIIEATYGNEVHPAPDDIKVALRDIIAETVQRGGRVIIPAFSLGRTQQVVYYLNELFNEGQLTSVPIYVDSPLSNRVTKIFRRYVEELDDDVKATLQRDKDIFDFPNLRYTESQRESAALNGHTEPFVVISASGMCESGRVVHHIKHAVADERNTIVLIGYQAPATLGWRLQQRQHYLRIFDHEVPLRAQVISLSGLSAHADAVDLKWWIEQSAAKGNFGQAFVVHAEARGAQGMVELLRDNCDQEPIIPRFRQTFTV, from the coding sequence ATGAAGATCACGTTCCTCGGAGCCGCCGGCGAAGTCACCGGAAGTCAGCACCTCATCGAGACCCGCAACCTCCGGCTCCTCCTCGACTGCGGCTTCTTCCAGGGACCCCGCTCCGAATCCCGCAGCAAGAACGAGCGATTCCACTGCCGGCCGCGCGATCTCGACGGCGTCATCCTCTCACACGCCCACATCGACCACTGCGGCAATCTCCCCGGCCTCTACCGCGACGGCTACCGCGGCGAAGTCTTTTGCACGGAAGCAACCGCGGACATCTCCGAGCAGATGCTCCTCGATTCCGCCAAGATCCAGGAGGAAGACGCCCGCTACCTCTCCCGACGGCTGAACCCGGGACACCCCCCGGTCGAGCCGCTCTACACGGAAGAGGATGTCCGCGGCATCCTGCGACGGTTCCATCCGGTCAGTTTCCACCAGTGGCACGAGCTCGCCAAGGACTGCCGGGTCCGCTTCGTGCCGGCCGGGCACATCCTCGGCTCCGCGATCACGGAGCTGGAGATCCTCGACGGTTCCGACTGGAAGAAGGTCGTCTTTACGGGGGACGTCGGCCGCCGCGGAATGCCCCTCCTCGTCGATCCCGAGCCGGTCGACGGCGGAAACGTCCTGATTATCGAGGCAACCTACGGCAACGAAGTCCATCCCGCGCCGGACGACATCAAGGTGGCCCTGAGGGACATCATCGCCGAAACGGTCCAGCGGGGCGGGCGGGTGATCATCCCCGCCTTCAGCCTGGGGCGGACGCAGCAGGTCGTTTACTACCTCAACGAGCTGTTCAACGAAGGACAGCTCACCTCGGTCCCGATCTACGTCGACAGCCCGCTCTCCAATCGGGTGACGAAGATCTTCCGTCGTTACGTCGAAGAGCTGGACGACGACGTCAAAGCGACGCTGCAGCGGGACAAGGACATTTTTGATTTCCCGAACCTGCGGTACACCGAATCGCAGCGGGAGAGTGCCGCACTGAATGGGCACACCGAGCCGTTCGTGGTGATCTCGGCGAGCGGGATGTGCGAGAGCGGGCGGGTGGTGCACCACATCAAGCATGCGGTCGCGGATGAGCGGAACACGATTGTGCTGATCGGGTATCAGGCGCCGGCGACGCTCGGCTGGCGGCTGCAGCAGCGGCAGCATTACCTGCGGATCTTTGATCATGAGGTGCCGCTGCGGGCGCAGGTGATTTCGCTGAGCGGCCTTTCGGCGCATGCGGACGCGGTCGATCTCAAGTGGTGGATTGAGCAGAGCGCCGCCAAGGGGAACTTTGGGCAGGCGTTCGTGGTGCATGCGGAAGCCCGTGGTGCTCAGGGGATGGTTGAGTTGCTCCGAGACAATTGCGACCAGGAGCCGATCATTCCGCGATTCCGTCAGACATTCACCGTCTGA
- the gluQRS gene encoding tRNA glutamyl-Q(34) synthetase GluQRS: MMATPAYPRTVPVGRLAPSPTGAQHVGNARTYLLAWLSIRSRGGRVLLRIEDIDSPRIKPWATQQAIDDLAWLGLDWDEGPDLGGPHGPYIQTERLASYTEALQRLQAMEAVYPCRCTRADVAAAASAPHVGQEGPVYPGTCAGRTANDARDLAGQPYCWRFRTAGTVDEFADGILGDRVCDVGRDLGDFVVWKTDGGPAYQLAVVLDDQAMGVTEVCRGDDLLPSAHRQRLLYRAFGWTPPEFVHVPLVVGPDGRRLAKRHGDTRIALLRERGVPAERLIGFLAWSCGLRPTREPIAARRLLPDFDIRTVPAEPFVMADADWKWLLRPAAET; encoded by the coding sequence ATGATGGCGACACCGGCTTACCCCCGTACGGTCCCTGTCGGCCGGCTGGCGCCGTCGCCGACCGGGGCTCAGCATGTCGGGAACGCGCGGACCTATCTGCTCGCCTGGCTGTCGATCCGCTCGCGCGGCGGGCGCGTGCTGCTGCGGATCGAGGACATCGATTCCCCCCGCATCAAGCCGTGGGCGACTCAACAGGCGATCGACGATCTGGCGTGGCTCGGTCTGGACTGGGATGAAGGACCGGATCTCGGCGGACCTCATGGGCCATACATCCAGACGGAGCGGCTAGCCTCCTATACGGAGGCTTTGCAGCGTCTCCAGGCGATGGAGGCGGTGTATCCCTGCCGCTGCACCCGGGCCGATGTCGCGGCAGCGGCGAGCGCGCCGCACGTTGGCCAGGAGGGGCCGGTGTATCCCGGAACGTGTGCCGGGCGGACCGCGAACGACGCTCGGGACCTGGCCGGCCAACCGTACTGCTGGCGCTTCCGGACGGCGGGGACGGTCGACGAGTTCGCCGACGGGATTCTGGGTGACCGGGTGTGTGATGTGGGGCGGGATCTGGGGGATTTCGTCGTCTGGAAAACCGACGGCGGTCCGGCGTACCAGTTGGCGGTGGTCCTCGACGATCAGGCGATGGGAGTCACCGAGGTCTGCCGGGGGGATGACCTGTTGCCGAGCGCCCATCGGCAGCGGCTCCTGTATCGGGCCTTCGGATGGACGCCGCCGGAGTTCGTTCATGTCCCGCTCGTTGTCGGCCCGGACGGGCGGCGGCTGGCGAAGCGGCACGGGGACACGCGGATTGCGTTGCTTCGCGAGCGAGGCGTTCCGGCCGAGCGGCTCATCGGATTCCTCGCGTGGTCCTGCGGACTGCGGCCGACGCGCGAGCCGATCGCGGCCCGGCGTCTCCTTCCGGACTTCGACATCCGAACGGTCCCGGCGGAGCCGTTCGTCATGGCCGATGCGGACTGGAAGTGGTTACTGCGGCCGGCGGCGGAGACGTAG
- a CDS encoding HesB/IscA family protein, whose amino-acid sequence MVNVTEKAALEVKRVIADNKMADSTVLRVAVAGGGCSGFSYKLGFDTNFDAAKDHVSDQHGLKVVVDKKSDLYLDGTTIDYHDGLDRRGFEFNNPNVTKSCGCGSSFSV is encoded by the coding sequence ATGGTCAATGTGACGGAAAAGGCCGCCCTCGAAGTGAAGCGGGTGATTGCCGACAACAAGATGGCGGATTCGACGGTCCTCCGCGTGGCGGTTGCCGGCGGCGGCTGCAGCGGTTTCTCTTACAAGCTCGGCTTCGATACGAACTTCGACGCCGCCAAGGACCATGTGTCCGATCAGCACGGCCTCAAGGTCGTGGTCGACAAGAAGAGCGACCTGTACCTCGACGGCACGACGATCGACTACCACGACGGCCTTGACCGTCGCGGGTTCGAGTTCAACAACCCGAACGTGACCAAGAGCTGCGGCTGCGGCAGCAGCTTTTCGGTCTGA
- a CDS encoding carboxymuconolactone decarboxylase family protein gives MARLAPLPKSDAPENVVATYERLEELFEGQIPDMFLRMGRVEPFLKDFYMNFKKFVYNPGTLDAKTKAMLGLAVSLHAKCDVWIDYFSKRCQALGCPEQQVNEVLAIIAINYTYNTFFKFRDLSGSALFEGMAVGLRAHTFSNTSLDDKTVELLNIAISDINACKPCTSGHVEKARALGLSDEQLLECIQCAATVYAGAQFENFGS, from the coding sequence ATGGCCCGTCTCGCTCCGCTTCCCAAGTCCGACGCTCCGGAAAACGTCGTCGCCACCTACGAACGCCTCGAAGAGCTCTTCGAGGGGCAGATTCCCGACATGTTCCTGCGGATGGGCCGGGTCGAGCCGTTCCTCAAGGACTTCTACATGAACTTCAAGAAGTTCGTGTACAACCCGGGCACGCTCGATGCGAAGACGAAGGCGATGCTCGGCCTGGCGGTCAGTCTGCACGCCAAGTGCGATGTCTGGATCGACTACTTTTCGAAGCGCTGCCAGGCCCTCGGTTGTCCGGAGCAGCAGGTCAATGAAGTGCTGGCGATCATCGCCATCAACTACACGTACAACACGTTCTTCAAGTTCCGCGACCTGAGCGGGAGCGCCCTGTTCGAGGGGATGGCGGTCGGCCTGCGGGCCCACACGTTCTCGAACACGTCGCTCGACGACAAGACGGTCGAGCTGCTGAACATCGCGATCAGCGACATCAACGCCTGCAAGCCCTGCACGAGCGGCCATGTCGAGAAAGCCCGGGCTCTCGGCCTTTCGGACGAGCAACTGCTTGAGTGCATCCAGTGTGCGGCGACTGTGTATGCCGGGGCCCAGTTCGAGAACTTCGGTTCGTAG
- a CDS encoding NfeD family protein: protein MDPQTLAIIFVVAGFLLLVAEVFIPTGGALGIMVFLSFSAAIYFAWKAWGMTSTTTFWSFVGGLIVLVPIVAFSAFSVLANSPLGNRVLLQAPKPEEVLPYQDELDHLAKLVGEKGVAITLLSPGGMVRVREERLHAFTEGILINMGEPIEVVAVRGTRVLVKRCTSPIQTDEDRKATAPEDDPFLT from the coding sequence ATGGACCCGCAAACGCTTGCCATCATCTTCGTGGTCGCCGGCTTCCTGCTCCTCGTGGCGGAAGTCTTCATCCCGACCGGCGGAGCGCTCGGCATCATGGTGTTCCTCTCCTTCTCGGCGGCAATCTACTTCGCCTGGAAGGCCTGGGGGATGACGTCGACGACGACCTTCTGGAGCTTCGTCGGCGGGCTGATCGTGCTCGTCCCCATCGTCGCATTCTCGGCATTCAGCGTCCTCGCGAATTCGCCGCTGGGGAACCGCGTGCTCCTGCAGGCCCCCAAACCGGAAGAGGTTCTCCCCTACCAGGATGAGCTCGATCACCTGGCGAAACTGGTCGGTGAAAAGGGAGTGGCGATCACGCTCCTCAGCCCCGGCGGGATGGTGCGGGTCCGTGAGGAACGGCTGCACGCCTTCACGGAAGGGATCCTGATCAACATGGGCGAGCCGATCGAGGTCGTCGCCGTCCGCGGAACGCGGGTTCTGGTCAAACGCTGCACGAGCCCGATCCAGACGGACGAGGACCGGAAGGCGACCGCTCCCGAAGACGATCCGTTCCTGACCTGA
- a CDS encoding DUF421 domain-containing protein, producing MLAVAFDWNSTFVPTIHLGEIVLRGTLIYLFLFVIFRMLRREAGALSLGDLLVVTLIADAAQNAMASEYKSITEGVVLISTIVGWDYFFDWLGARYPRLRPILQPPTLPLVKDGEMQRRNMRKELISEDELMSHLRQHGIEDIAEVKLCSLESDGHISVIERKRPG from the coding sequence ATGCTCGCGGTCGCATTCGACTGGAACTCCACCTTCGTCCCTACCATCCACCTCGGCGAGATCGTCCTCCGCGGGACACTCATCTACCTCTTCCTGTTCGTCATCTTCCGCATGCTCCGCCGCGAAGCGGGCGCCCTCAGCCTCGGCGACCTGCTCGTCGTGACCCTCATTGCCGACGCCGCACAGAACGCGATGGCCAGCGAGTACAAATCCATCACCGAAGGGGTCGTCCTGATCTCCACGATCGTCGGCTGGGACTACTTCTTCGACTGGCTCGGCGCCCGCTACCCCCGCCTCCGCCCGATCCTGCAGCCACCAACCCTCCCCCTCGTCAAAGACGGCGAAATGCAGCGGCGGAACATGCGGAAAGAACTCATCTCCGAGGACGAACTGATGAGCCACCTCCGACAGCACGGCATCGAAGACATCGCCGAAGTCAAACTCTGCAGCCTCGAATCCGACGGCCACATCAGCGTCATCGAACGAAAACGCCCCGGCTGA